One genomic window of Salvia miltiorrhiza cultivar Shanhuang (shh) chromosome 4, IMPLAD_Smil_shh, whole genome shotgun sequence includes the following:
- the LOC131023177 gene encoding uncharacterized protein LOC131023177 → MGKLLLSFFARLHTPTSTPSLHPPHRRPLPSPFTVLRLHRLLPLRNTFAARAVRLYLRNVCNLQFKARGDIYEKKNRKRPSAAAAAAYSVSAEVRASNCHHRLGPPASSSVVAGPSLTPLQPSSSDGFNLLKLLYIRSVDGDKIDCVPSHLQPAFDHPQLKGQKPLEPPERPKGHGSNESISETLQAWLEAGESCPVGTVPIRRTTEEDVLRASSIRRFGRKIKRGVRRDTTSSDHEHAVAFVNGDEYYGAKASINVWAPRVTDQYEFSLSQLWVISGSFGNDLNTIEAGWQVSPELYGDNYPRFFTYWTTDAYQATGCYNLLCSGFVQINNKIAIGAAISPRSNYKNRQFDIGLMVWKDPKHGHWWLEFGQGLLVGYWPSFLFNVLHAKAGEFTYPRARDAYI, encoded by the exons CCACCCCATCGCCGTCCATTGCCTTCGCCGTTTACCGTCCTCCGCCTCCACCGGCTACTGCCGCTGAGGAACACCTTCGCAGCCCGCGCCGTCCGCCTCTACCTCCGCAACGTCTGCAATCTACAATTCAAGGCCAGGGGAGATATCTACGAGAAGAAGAACCGAAAGCgcccctccgccgccgccgccgcagcctATTCTGTTTCGGCAGAAGTTAGAG CCTCCAATTGCCACCACCGCCTCGGCCCTCCCGCCTCATCCTCAGTCGTCGCCGGTCCTTCCCTGACCCCGTTGCAGCCTTCCTCTTCAG ATGGTTTTAATCTTCTAAAATTGCTGTACATCAGA AGCGTTGATGGAGATAAGATAGATTGTGTCCCATCTCATCTTCAGCCAGCTTTTGATCACCCTCAGCTCAAAGGGCAGAAGCCATTG GAGCCGCCGGAGAGGCCTAAAGGGCACGGCTCAAACGAGTCGATTTCAGAGACTCTGCAGGCGTGGTTGGAAGCAGGGGAATCATGCCCTGTTGGGACAGTTCCAATAAGAAGAACTACCGAGGAGGATGTGTTGAGGGCCAGCTCCATTCGTAGATTCGGTCGAAAGATTAAACGAGGCGTTCGCAGAGATACAACAAGCAGTGATCATGAG cATGCTGTGGCGTTTGTAAATGGTGATGAATACTATGGGGCAAAGGCAAGCATAAATGTGTGGGCACCGCGCGTGACAGACCAGTATGAATTCAGTCTGTCACAACTATGGGTCATCTCTGGCTCATTTGGGAATGATCTTAACACCATTGAAGCTGGCTGGCAG GTTAGTCCAGAGCTGTATGGAGACAACTACCCTAGATTCTTCACATATTGGACA ACGGATGCGTATCAAGCAACGGGTTGCTACAACTTGCTGTGCTCGGGCTTTGTCCAGATAAACAACAAGATCGCTATTGGTGCAGCCATATCTCCAAGGTCAAACTACAAGAACAGGCAGTTTGATATTGGCCTCATGGTTTGGAAG GATCCGAAGCACGGGCACTGGTGGCTGGAGTTCGGGCAAGGGCTGCTGGTGGGGTACTGGCCGTCGTTCCTCTTCAATGTCTTGCATGCGAAGGCTGGAGAATTCACCTATCCCAGAGCTCGAGATGCATACATATGA